The following coding sequences are from one Treponema bryantii window:
- a CDS encoding CarD family transcriptional regulator, with translation MAQKFKINQKVVYPSQGVGIVKEVFEKSFKDNTVLYYKIYIEASDMVVMVPVENAENLGIRQIVSAKEAQEALNLLSDDFEPITSDWKLRYQMNLDLLKKGTVKDIATIVRCLYNRSKVKELPILERKLYDSAKKLLEDEIAYALGKSSKDIEAEIHTKLEPPGATPKIKHTMILDDDEDDDLMDDISEGNNRRSSDDSDDEDDSADDMGADDDFDDEDDSF, from the coding sequence ATGGCACAAAAATTTAAAATTAACCAGAAAGTGGTTTACCCAAGTCAGGGTGTTGGAATTGTAAAGGAAGTTTTTGAGAAGTCTTTTAAAGATAATACTGTCCTTTACTATAAGATTTATATTGAAGCCTCTGATATGGTTGTTATGGTTCCTGTTGAGAATGCAGAGAATCTTGGTATTAGACAGATAGTTTCTGCCAAAGAAGCGCAGGAAGCTTTGAATCTGCTTTCAGATGATTTTGAACCAATCACTTCAGACTGGAAACTCCGCTATCAGATGAACCTTGACCTTCTTAAGAAGGGTACTGTAAAAGATATCGCTACAATTGTTCGCTGCCTTTACAACAGAAGTAAGGTAAAGGAACTTCCAATCCTTGAGCGCAAACTTTATGATTCAGCAAAGAAACTTCTTGAAGATGAAATTGCTTATGCACTTGGAAAATCTTCAAAGGATATTGAAGCCGAGATTCATACAAAGCTCGAGCCACCTGGAGCAACTCCAAAAATCAAACATACAATGATTCTTGATGATGATGAAGATGATGATTTGATGGATGATATTTCGGAAGGAAATAACAGACGCAGCTCAGATGATTCTGATGATGAAGATGATTCAGCTGACGATATGGGTGCGGATGACGATTTTGACGACGAAGACGATTCATTCTAA